A single bacterium DNA region contains:
- a CDS encoding ABC transporter substrate-binding protein, with the protein MKGKKRFAVLFVAAAFLLAGQLTAHAADTYKIGAAFALTGPAAVIGDPSAKIAEMLLEEINSAGGVNGKKIEMITYDTQSDPTQAVTVIRRLIEKDKVLAIIGPTSTGTAMASIKFIQDSEVPMVACVGGSPVVVPVKKWVFKTPQTDTMAVERLYDYFTREGIKKVAILSSSSGFGDSGRKGLQGQAEALGFEIVADERYGDRDTDMSSQLTVLKGKDAQAIVVWGIGPAPAIITKNAKQLDVKIPIFMSHGVADPKFIEQAGEAAEGVMMPASSFIVADKLADSDAAKAFLMDVKTRYEKKYGPVSTHTGYAYDALKLIEMALAAAGADRAGIRDAIEKTQGYVGINGTFNMSPEDHNGLTKDSLVMVRVKDGGWEIVP; encoded by the coding sequence ATGAAGGGGAAAAAGAGGTTTGCGGTACTGTTTGTCGCGGCGGCTTTCCTGCTTGCCGGTCAGCTGACTGCCCACGCTGCGGACACCTACAAGATCGGGGCGGCCTTCGCCCTCACGGGGCCCGCGGCCGTCATCGGGGACCCGTCAGCCAAGATCGCCGAGATGCTCCTCGAGGAGATCAACTCCGCTGGTGGCGTTAACGGGAAAAAGATCGAAATGATCACCTACGACACCCAGTCGGATCCTACCCAGGCGGTCACCGTCATCCGGCGGCTCATCGAGAAGGACAAGGTCCTGGCCATCATAGGGCCCACCAGCACAGGTACGGCCATGGCGTCCATCAAGTTCATCCAGGACAGCGAGGTCCCCATGGTGGCGTGCGTGGGCGGGTCCCCGGTGGTCGTCCCGGTTAAAAAATGGGTTTTCAAGACTCCTCAGACAGACACGATGGCCGTCGAGCGGCTCTACGACTATTTCACCAGGGAGGGGATTAAAAAGGTCGCCATCCTGTCCTCTTCAAGCGGATTCGGGGACAGCGGGCGCAAGGGCCTCCAGGGCCAGGCGGAAGCCCTCGGCTTCGAGATCGTCGCCGACGAGCGCTACGGCGACAGGGACACGGACATGTCCTCCCAGCTCACCGTCCTCAAGGGCAAGGACGCACAGGCCATCGTTGTGTGGGGCATCGGACCGGCTCCCGCCATCATCACCAAGAACGCGAAACAGCTTGACGTCAAGATCCCCATCTTCATGAGCCACGGGGTGGCCGATCCCAAGTTCATCGAGCAGGCCGGCGAGGCCGCCGAGGGGGTCATGATGCCCGCCAGCAGCTTCATCGTGGCGGACAAACTCGCCGACTCCGATGCAGCGAAAGCGTTCCTCATGGATGTGAAAACGAGGTACGAGAAAAAGTACGGGCCCGTGAGCACCCACACCGGTTATGCCTACGATGCCCTGAAACTCATTGAAATGGCTCTCGCCGCCGCCGGCGCCGACCGGGCCGGCATCCGTGACGCCATCGAGAAGACACAAGGGTACGTGGGGATCAACGGGACCTTCAACATGTCCCCTGAAGATC